The Nitrospira sp. sequence TCCAGAAGCCGTGATCTTCGATCGCGATGACAATCTCTATATCTCCGATACCATGAACCATCGGGTCCGCAGGGTGGATGCGAAGACCGGTATCATGACGACGGTGGCGGGGAACGGGGACAGTGGGTATGAAGACAAGAATATCGGCGGCTGCGGTGCCGCTCGATTTGTCGCCAAGGAATCGGCTGGGATGTTGAAGCACGGCGACGGTCTACTCGGGATCGATGCCGTGGTGAATTCTCCCGTCGGTGTGGCGTTGGACTCGCAGGGTCACCTCTATATTTGCGAACGCGGAGAAAACAAGATCCGCCGTCTGAAGATCACATAATCCTCATCCTTCGCCGTCACGTTTGTCCCGCACTGGTTTTGTGGTATTCTGACTTCGGCTCCCTCGGAGTACGGTACGGGTGCGAATGACATACATCGGCGGTTCCCGCTCTCACCTTCTTGGATTTCTGTCAGGCCTTGTTGTCCTAGCCAGTCTACTCGGCGGTTTCGGGATTCCGCTCGTCAGTTCGGAGGGGCTGATGATCAGGTCCCAGCTGATGCAAGGTGACCTTCCGAACGCCGCTGATGATGCGGCGTGGCAAAGGGTCTCGCCGACCACGATTCCCCTCAGTGGGCAGGTCATTACCAGGCCGGTGTGGCCGGAGCCGACCGTCCATGCATTGACCGTGAGGTCCGTACACAATGGGATCGACATCGCCTTTCTGCTTGAATGGCAAGACAATACGAAGAATGATCGTCTGACTCCCGGTACGTTCAGGGATGGAGTCGCGATCGGTCTTCCGCTCGGTGATGCACCGGCCTTTTTCTGCATGGGGCAGCTGGACCACTACATCAATATCTGGCACTGGAAAGCGGACTGGCAAAGCGATATCGATCGGCGGGCGGCCCGGGCCCCGGAGAAAAAGGAGGGCGGCGTTCGGACATTCGAGGTCATTCCGCGACGTGTTTCTTCGGTTGAAGATCTGATCGGCGGGGGATTCAGCACGTTGACGACAAAAGATAAACAAGGGCGAGTACAGGGGCAAGCACTGTGGAAAGACGGTGTCTGGCATGTCGTAATGCGGCGTCCCCTGATCAGCGAGGAGCAAGAGAACGAAGCCAAGCTCGTTCCCGGACGTGTCCAGACCGTGTCATTTGCCGTGTGGAACGGAGAAAACAAGGAACGCAACGGTCAGAAGGCCGTGGCCCCGTGGTTTCAGCTCAGCATCGATCCTGTCGCGCACCTGTAACAGAGCAGCGAGCAGATTCGCCTTCGGTCGGTCTCTCTTGTCCGAGTGAGTTCTTCACGGAGCTGAGCTGTGAGGTGGTGGTGGCACACAGGATTTTGAGAGCACGGATTGTATGGAACGTGATGCTGGTCGGCGGTCTTCTTGTGGGTGGTATGGAAAGCGCGTGGGCCGCGACCCAGAACGGCGCCATGACGGAAGAAGAAGCGGTCAAGCTTGGAGAAGAGTTTGGGATCATTGTCGGCGCCGTGGATGAAGAGATTCAAAAGGAACTCAAGCTTCAGAAACCACAGGGCGTTGCAGTGTTCGAGGTGATCGGAAACTCGCGCGCGGACTATGCGGGGATCAAGGTGCGATCCGTCATCAAGGAAATCGACAAACAAGAGATCCGAACCATGACGGACTTCGGGCGGGCCATCAAAAAAGCCATGAAAGAATGCAATTTTACCGTTGGAACCTATGAGCCGGCCGATCCCGACGATCCTGTCGGATGGGGCGTCAATTTTCATTTCGTCGGCTGTAAGCGGGATTAGCAGAATGTTGAATATGTCCGCCGGCAATCGTCGGCGAATTACAGCCGTATCGATATGTCTTGCCCTTCTTGTGAGCGGCGGCCTGTATCATCGGCAAGCGGCTGCGGAGGATGCCAAGGGGCAAGCCCCCGGGAATTGGGTCGCAGAGATTGAAAAAGTATTCATCCGGTCGGAAGACTGCAAACAATGCCACGATCGTCATTATGAAGAGTGGAAGGGCGCCAGGGAGCAGACGCCGGATTTGAAAATCTTTGGCCGTGTGGATGCCGCTCTTCTACACGGCACGTCGCTGGAGTCTCCGGTCTTTCGTGCCGTCCTGGGTCTTTGGAAGCAGACGAATCCCACGCCAGACGAACAGCAGCGTTGTCTCGCGTGCCATGTGCCGTCCGTGATCACGTTCCCTCAGCATGCCGAGAAGATTGCGGCGCAAGTGATTGCCGGGAAGCCAAGGATCGAGGGGATCGGTTGTGCGGCCTGCCATTTGATGAACGGAATGGACAAGACCTCAAACTCGCCGCCGACCTTCACACTGCAGCCGGGCAACACACTCTACGGTCCGTACTCCAATCCCGAGGAGAACCTCGTCCATCAGGCCGTGCAGTCGGATCAGTTTCGCGCAGCCAGTTTTTGCGCATCTTGTCATTTCGATAAAGTGAAGGATGTGACGCAGAAGAATCTGCCGGGGGAAATTCTTGAGGGAACAATTTGTCAGGATTGCCACATGGAGTCCTCGACCGGGAGCTCCACCTCGAGGCGTGGAGCAATGACCAGAGCCATCGGACGCCACTGGTTTCGTGGTGTCGTCGTCGCCGGGACGATGTTGAAGAACCGAAATCTGCAAGCGGAGTGGATGCCTCGCATTGACATTGAGGCGACAAGAACCGGCATGGTGGTGGAAGGCACCGGCATTGTAAAAGTCGGCAGCCTCCCGCACAGTTTTCCCGATGGCGATCCGGTCCTGAAGCAGTTTTTTCTGACGATCACGGTGAAAGATGCGAAAGGGAGCACGTTAGCGGAAGAGACAAAACAGTTTGGCTTGCCCTATGACAAGATCCTTCGCGGGCCGATCCCTGATCCCTTCATCAAGGGTGGCAACACGAGGAAGGTTCCCTTTGCACTGACGCTTCCCCGGGGGGCCGCCGCCTCGTCAATCGAGGCCGTGCTGACCTATGCCCTTATTCCAAAGCCTGAGCCTCCCTTACAGGAAAGGTATTTCGCCACTCTCCAAGCGGACACCGAACGCGAAGAGGCGCGGAAGATCATCCAGGAATATACGCAGCGGCGCTTTCTGACCTATCGTGTCAAATCACTCTCCTAGCAGAATGATGAAAAAGTCCTCCAGCGTCGTGCTCGCTTCGCTCGGAGACTCAACGTACCGATGCGTGGCCGCTGACCGTTCGAGAGTGAAGCCATTGCTTACCATGGTAGTAGTTGGGCTCTGTTTGGTCGTAATGATCGGTGCCGCTGTGTTATCCGATGGCGCGGGTACATCCGCCCTGGCACAGAATGCGGCTGGCCAGTCGTTGATCGAGAAGACCTTCCCACATTCCAACAAGTGCAAACGGTGTCACGAGCGGGTGTATGAAGAGTGGGAAACCTCGCCTTTGTCGAAGTCCATCCATTCCCCGGCATTCCGTGCGTCACTCGATATGTACTTGAACTCAGCCGGTGGAAAGGACAAAACGTTGTGCTTCAGGTGTCATGCTCCGCACGTCCGAGAATTCCCGGATCATGCGCAACTCTTTGTCGATCAAGCGAAGGCGGGTGATCCGTCCTTGGACGGCGTCGCGTGCAGCCAGTGCCATCTGATCAAGCACGTGGATCGAGCGAAGCATCCGCCGGAACCGAAGTATGAGATCGGCGGCAAGACACTGTATGGCCCATACCAGGATTTCGTCCAGAATCTCGCGCACCAGTCGATGGAACTGAGTCTGTTCCAGAAATCCGATCTGTGTTTGAACTGCCATCAGTCCGTGCCGTCGGCGGTGAACTTGGGCAAGTCCAACGACTTGCTGGGGAATTGGGACCAAAGCCAGGCCATAAAGTCCGGCAAAGAATGTCAGACGTGCCATATGCCGCAACAAGTCGGGGAGTCGGCCAACGGGGAAAAGAAACGCAAGATCGCCAATCATAGCTTCCCGGGTCGTATCGGCAAGCTTCGGCAAGAGGCTGCGAAATTAGACGTGCAGACGAAAGTCGACGGTGACAAGACGACTGTCATGGTAAAGGTCCAAAGCCTGGTACCACACAACCTGCCTGCCACCCATCCTGCCTGGGCTGCGGTGGTGTTAAATCTGGACGTCAAAGGGAAAAACCTCAAAACGGTGTTCACGGATAAACGTGTCTATGGTCGGACGTACGTGGACGCTCGAGGACAGAAGACGATCTTTGACTTTGAAGCGACGAAAGTGGCAGAAGACACGGTTTTGAAACCGGAAGAAACCAAAGAGGAAACATTCACATTTCCGACCCCGAAAGACACGAAGACGTTCGATATTGAAGTCGGGTTGAATTACTCGCCTTTGAATGGCCCCGAATCATTTCTCCAGCGCGTCGAAGCAGAATCATCCCATGGAGCACAGGATCCCGCCTTCCAGCCGATCGAGATCGTGAAGCGGACGGAGAATATTCCGGTCAGCAGGTAATCGCCATTGGCCGTCCGTCTCTCATGAGGCGCGAACCGGATGAGGGCGCAGCGTTCACAAGCTTGTCCGCGGGATACACTCCACGAACGCCGCGTCATGTGCATTCCGCCGTTGCCAGAGGCGGTCCCCCTTGGATGATACCGATACAGAGGGCATACGCAACGAACCGGCCGTACGGCACGTTGCGGCATTGCTCCCTATCCGACTCGACCCAGTAGTTCCGCTTTGAGACCCGCTTGAGAAAGCGCTGCGTGGTAAAGGGGCTCTTGCCGTCTCGGAGCAGCCCGTCGAAAAACTCGTTGTAACCCATCGGCAAGCTGGCCACGATCTGTCCACCGGGGGCCAGGCATCGGTTCCGAAGGTGTTTGATGGCCCGCAGCATTTTATCCGGCTCTCGCGGCTCCTCGTCCCATCCGACGTGTTCCAGCGTTGAGATACTCAGGATAAGGTCGTACCGCTCTGTTGGCACAAACTCGACAATGTCCTTGTTGATGACACCGGGAGCTACCTCGTACTTGTCGACCACATCGTGGTGGGTCGGGAAGTAATGCGAGAGCACGTTGCCGACCTCGAGAATTCGTGCAGTCTGATGACGAAGAAGGATTTCCCGGAAGATCGGGATTTCAACGCCACGCTCATTTTTCCAAGTCTTGTTACAGAAGTGATAGAGGTAGGGGTACGATCGCCCATCAAAGGTAAAGGTCTTGGCCCTTGTCCAGCGGGTCAGCGCCATCTTGGCAAAGCGCCAGTAGCGCGCGGATGCGCTCTCGCTGCCGGTGGCGGCATTGGTGTAGTCGTAGGTGTAGGGCATGAAGAAAACGGTCATTCAAAGAGAATGCGGGAACCAGGGGACTTCATCTTGAAGATTTGCAAGGCATTGTAAATGCCTTTGGCGGGATGGTTCAGGATCAGACGGGAATTGGTGATATGCGTATCGAGGAGCTCGTATTGCCCGCCGCTATAATACAGATCACAGTCATCAATCTGGCAGTTCTTGTAGACATGATTGTCTAATGCGAGTTTCGCCTTCGTGAAGGTCTGGCCGTCGATCACGATGTAATTTGGTTCGAATTCCATAGAGTTTCTTATGGCGAACTATAGCAAAGTAGACGATGGACGTAAACTAGCTCACGGGCAACCATGAAGCCAGTCATCAGCATTCTAATTCGGAACGATCCGAAACACATTGCCATCTTGAGTCAGAATATAAAGGTCTCCTGAACTGTCTTGGCCGAAGCTGGTTATTGAAGGTACGGTAAGCAGAGGCCACTCTGTTTGTTCGAGAGCCGACCCGTTGTCGAATCGAAAACTGCGAACAAAGCGGGCGCAGAAATCCGCATAGAAATAGGTGCCTTGGATTGCCGGCACTGCCTGGCCTCGATACACGTAGCCGCCGGTGATGGCGCAGGCTCCGTTGTCGTGGGTATATTCCAGGATCGGCAAGGTGAGTCCACCGCTATTACAGTTGACAGTCGGATTAAAACAGATCGATCCTTCCATGAGCCGCCATCCGTAATTCAGTCCGCGTCCTGCACTGGGTCCTTGTGACACATTAACCTCTTCCCGTGCGCCTTGGCCGACGTCTCCGACATACAGATCGTCACCATCAAACGAAAAACGCCAGGGATTACGGAGTCCATAGCTCCAGACCAACTGATCACCTCCGCCGAGGACAAAAGGATTGATTTCTCCATTCGTACAGGCAGCTCCGGTGGTCGGATCGATCCGGAGAATCTTCCCCAGCCGACTTGCGAGGTTCTGAGCATTGTTGCCGGGATCCCCTGAGCTTCCTCCGTCACCGACTCCTGCATATAGACAACCATCCGGTCCGAATATCAACATGCCTCCGTTATGGTTGGCAAAGGTCGGATGCGGAATGGAAACTAAGATGACCTGCGAAACCGGATTGGCGAGGTTGGCATTCGTTGCTGATACCAAAAACCGAGCGATCGTGATCGTGCCATTGGCATCCGTATACTGGACGTAGAAGCGGCCGTTCGCATTGTAGTCTGGGTCAAAGGCCAGCCCCAGTAATCCTCGTTCTCCTGCGCTGGTGATGCCGGTTAAAGAGAGATATGTGGCGAGCACGGTTCCCGTTACACGATCAAGAACCTTAATGATACCACCCTGTTCCACGACAAACAGACGGGTGGAGTCACCCTGAGGAGCGGTGAGGAACACAGGAGAGTTCAGACTGCTGGCGACGAGTTGGAGCTGAAGGCTGGTTGCAGTCGGGACGGTATTCGTGTTCTGTGGGTCACTGGCACTATTGCACGCTGCGAGGAGACCGACGAAATACCAACCAAGAGTTATGCGGATGATTGTCTGTCGCATGGTTGGGCTGTTGTCCTGCTTGAAGGATGATTTGTATCCTATCATTCCAACCGGCGGCAAATCGCTAGATCAATGGAAGGCGGCGTGTTCATCTCACGTGTCGGCAACGATTGAACACCGTCATCGTCACTATTTCAAACGCCCAGTATTTTGTCTTGATCCGCTCAGGCTAACCCTATAGAATGGCTGAGCTTTTCGGGTGGTTAGCTTCTGATTCGACTCCGCCCGCCTTGGGTTTCCCCACTCGCGCATGTACTTTGGATGGGTTGAAGCCACGGAGAGCCGTGTGACATATGGAGTTCGTTTAACCAGCAGGAGGATTGCCAGTGAGTGATTCAGCGATTGTAATCTTTGCACTCATCGCGGCCGTGACCGGTATTGCCTATGGACTGTACCTGGCGATGTGGGTGTTCAAGCTCGATGCCGGCAACGCGAAGATGCAGGAAATCTCAAAGGCCATTCAAGAAGGTGCCGGCGCCTATATGAATCGACAGTACAAAACTGTCGGCTTCGTGGCGGCGGGTCTGTTCGTTGTTCTGGCAGCTGCCGGAGCAGTGTCGGATAAATTCGGCTTGCTCACCGCGATTGGTTTCTTGGTCGGCGCGGGAGCCTCGTCCATCGCCGGCTATGTCGGAATGATTATCGCGGTTCGCGCCAATGTGCGCACTGCGCAAGCCGCGCATAACGGCATGAACGCCGCCCTGATCGTTGCTTTCCGGGGTGGGGCGGTGACCGGTCTCTTGCTGATCGGGCTCGGCCTGCTGGCCATTACGGCCTTCTATACCATCGCTCAGTCGATTGCCGGTCAGGAGAAAGCCATCCATGCATTGCTCAGTCTCGGCTTCGGCGGCAGCTTGATCTCGGTCTTTGCGCGTGTCGGCGGTGGGATCTACACAAAGGCAGCGGACGTCGGCGCCGACTTGGTCGGCAAGGTCGAGGCGGGTATTCCAGAGGATGATCCGAGGAATCCGGCTGTTATCGCGGATAACGTCGGTGACAATGTGGGAGATTGTGCCGGAATGGCGGCAGACCTGTTTGAGACCTATGCCGTGACGACAGTGGCAGCAATGGTGCTGGCGTTTACAATGTTCAAGGGAGCGACCGCCCCGATTCTTTATCCGCTGGCCTTGGGTGGCGTGACGATCTTTGCGACCATCATCGGTATTCTCTTTGTAAAGGTCAGCGAGGGCGGTGAAATCATGACCGCCCTCTATAAGGGGTTGTTTGTGGCCGGCGGGATTTCGGCCGCGGCGTTCTTCCCAATTACCTCAAAAATCATGGATGGGGTGGGTGGTGTCAGCGGCATGAGCTACTACTTTGCGGCACTAATTGGTCTGACTGTGACCTTGGCGCTCGTGTTCATTACCGACTACTACACGTCGAAGAGTTATGAGCCGGTAAAGTATATTTCCAAAGCCAGCGAAACCGGGCACGCCACCAACATTATCGCAGGCCTGGCAGTAGGCATGCAGTCGACATCGGCTCCTGTGGTGGTGATTTCCGCGGCGATTCTCGGCAGTTACTGGATTTGCGGTGGGGCGGAATCAGGAGGGCTTTATGGCGTCGCCGTTGCAGCGGTGTCCATGCTCTCGATGGCCGGGATCGTTGTCGCGATCGATGCCTTTGGTCCGATCACCGATAACGCCGGTGGTATCGCCGAAATGTCGCACCTGGGCAAGGAAGTGCGCGACATCACCGATCCATTGGATGCCGTCGGCAATACGACGAAGGCGGTCACCAAAGGGTATGCGATTGGGTCTGCCGCATTGGCGGCAGTGGTGCTGTTTGCCGAATACTCGCGTGAGGTGGCCGCACACAATCCGGCGCTGGCTGCATTCGATCTTTCCAATCCAAAAGTCCTGGTTGGGCTGTTCCTCGGCGGTATGTTGCCGTTTATCTTCGGCGCCATGTGTATGAGGGCCGTCGGTGAAGCGGGAGGGCTGATTGTGGAAGAAGTAAGGCGGCAGTTCAGAACGATCAAAGGCATCATGGAGGGGACAGGTAAGCCGGAGTATGGGACCTGTGTGGATATCGTGACCCAGGCGGCAATTCAAAAGATGATGATTCCCGGTTTGATTCCTGTGGTCTCGCCGGTGGTTGTCGGTGTGGTGCTTGGCCCACAAGCGCTCGGCGGCGTGTTGGTCGGCAGCATCGTGACCGGTCTGTTCGTTGCGATTTCCATGACAAGCGGCGGTGGCGCGTGGGACAACGCCAAGAAGTTCATCGAAGAGCAGGGCAAAAAGGGCACCGAAACACACAAGGCGGCGGTTACGGGCGATACAGTCGGTGATCCGTACAAGGATACGGCAGGTCCAGCCATCAACCCGATGATCAAGGTGATCAATATCGTGGCTCTGCTCATTGTTTCGCTGATTGTATAATAGCGCCTCTCGTCTTTGGTGAGACGTTGTTTGCGTGACGAAAAGCATCTGTCACCTGATCTGGGAGGGTTCCTCTCTCAATTACAAACTCCCCTGAGGGAATCGGCTTGTATTCCACGAGAGGCCATTTATAGATTCTACCTTGGCTTGACGGCTTCGCGAGTGCTGGAGTAAGGTGAATGTGACTATCCCGGATTCTTGGGAGGTGCTCGGATGGAAAAGCAAGAGCGAAAACAGGAAGCCAAACGAGAGCCGCAAGGGAAGGAAGAAGTAAAGGCCAATCCCAAGGTCGTCGAGGCCGGCAAGAAAATTAAAGAGGACATCGACAAACTGGTCGACGAAATCGATGATGTCCTTGAAAAAAACGCTGAAGAATTTGTGAAGAATTACGTTCAGAAAGGAGGGGAATAGCGCAGGTTCGAAGTCTCCCCTCTTGTTCGACGAAGCTTACCCGTCCTCGCAGCCTATCTGTTTGACAAAGTAGAAGCGGCTTATTACAGTCTTTTACCTTTCCCTGTGATCCCTGGTCTGAATGTTGGAACGGCCCAGGCCCGTAAGGAGGCGAGGATGAAGTCTAAGCTCTGGGTCGTTCGCCAGGTAGATCCCGTCCAACGCGGCCTCATATCTCGGGCCTTGTCGATCTCCTCGGCTACTGCGTCACTGTTGCTCAATCGCGGTGTCACCAGTGTGGACCAGGCGACAGCTTGGATGTCCCCGATCAAGACGCATGATCCTTTCCTGATTCCCGACATGGAGCGGGCGATTGACCGTCTTCATCAGGCAATGCGACGGCACGAGCGGGTGTGCTTTTATGGTGATTACGATGTGGACGGCATGTCCGCCACCAGTATCTACCTCTCATTCTTCCGCGGGCTTGGCGCTGAAGCTCGAGCATACGTTCCTCACCGCTTGCGAGAGGGCTATGGTCTCAATGAGGCTGCCGTCAGGATATTGGCCAAGGAAGGTGTCACTTTGCTGGTCACGTCCGACTGCGGGACGACATCGCACCGTGAGATTGCCGTCGCAAATGAACTCGGGATGGATGTGATCGTGACCGATCACCATCAAAGCGATATGGATATGCCGCCTGCTCTGGCAGTGATGAATCCGCATCGCCGGGAGGCCCAGTATCCCTTTCATGGGCTCTGTTCCGGCGGGCTTGCCTATAAGGTCGCCCAGGCCTATGAGATAAAATATGGATCGGGTTCTGCGTCCTTGGAGTCGCTGTTGGATTTGGCCGCACTTGCGACGATCGCCGATGTCGTTCCACTCCAGGATGAAAACCGACTGTTCGTTCGCGAGGGCCTCGCCCATATTTCACGAGGTGCCCGCTGCGGCATACGGGCCTTGAAACAGGTGGCGGGCATTAGTCGTGACTGCACGGCGGAGACGATCGCCTTCAAACTCGGGCCTCGACTCAATGCCGCGGGGCGCTTGGATGAGGCCATCAAAGGCGTCAAGCTCCTGACTACGGAGTCGGAGCGGGAAGCCAAAGAGTTGGCTGAAGACTTGGAGCAATTGAATCGAGCTCGCCGGGAACTTGAGGCCGATATTCTTCGGGATGCATTAAGACAGGTCGAATCACGGGAGTTACCCGCCGGTATCGTATTGTACGCGCGAGGGTGGCATCTGGGAGTCGTCGGTATCGTGGCTGCCCGCATCATGGAGCACTTTCACCGTCCGACGGTCGTGGTTGCCGTGAATGAACACGGGGTCGGGAAAGGATCGGCTCGGACCATACCCGGATTCGACCTCTATCAAACCTTAGCGAGTTGCCGGGATTTGCTTATGGCATTCGGTGGTCATCCCAGTGCGGCCGGGGTCACCATTCAGGAGGCGATGTTGCCGGAATTTGCGGAGCGGTTTGCTGCGATCGCGGAAGCATGGATCCGGGAGACTCAAAGCGTTCCCATGTTGCATGTCGATTCAGAAGTGCGTCTGGACGAGATCACGCTTCAGCTGATCCGGGAAATCGGCGTGCTGCATCCATTCGGTGCCGGGAATCCGGAGCCGACCTTCGCCGTCAGGCGTCTGGATGTCCTCAACGCACGCGTTGTCGGAGAGAAGCATTTGAAGCTGACAGTCCGGCAGGACAGGTCTTTACCGTTTGATAGTATAGGATTCGGGATGAAATCGCTGGAGGATCAGGGGTTGTCGTTAAAGACACCCGTCGACGTTGCCTTTACGCCCGAGCTCAACCATTGGAATGGCTATGATCGAATTCAATTGCGTATTCGAGACATAAGGGCGGCGGGGTGTGAGTAACAGACGATGTACGAAACTGTCACAGATATCGACCAACTGCTGGATCGCCTCCAAAGCTATCAACCGGACGCCGATCTCGCTTTGGTGCGAAAGGCTTATCAGTTCTCCGCCAAAGCCCACGAAGGACAAACACGCCGCTCCGGCGAACCCTACGTAAAACATCCCGTGGCGGTGGCCGGTGTGTTGACGGCCCTCAAAACCGACGCCACAGCAATCGTGGCTGGACTCCTCCACGATACGTTGGAAGATACGGTGGCCACGGCCGATGAACTTCAACAGGAATTCGGCAAGGAAGTCGTCCAGCTCGTCGACGGAGTCACGAAGATCGGGAAGATCACCTTTCGAAGCTCCGAAGAGAAGCAGGCCGAAAACTTCCGCAAAATGGTGCTCTCGATGGCGGATGATATCCGCGTCGTGATCATCAAGCTGGCCGACCGACTCCACAATATGCGGACACTCGAACACCTTAAAGAAAGTAAGCGCCAAGAGATTGCACAGGAGACGCTGGAGATCTATGCGCCATTGGCCAACCGCATCGGAATCGGCTGGGTGAAGAACGAGCTCGAGGATCTCTGCCTCAAACATCTCAAGCCGGATGTCTACGAAACCTTGCGCGTCAGCGTCGCGAAGCGGGACGAAGATCGCCAGCAATATATCCAAGAGGTCCAAGCACTGGTCGAGAAGGCTCTGGTGGAAAACGGGCTGGCTGGGGCGGTGTACGGCAGGCCCAAGCATCTCTACGGCATCTATCAAAAGATGAAGAAGCAATCGATCTCGTTTGAAGAGGTCTATGACCTCACTGCGTTACGGATCATTACCGATACCAAGATGAACTGCTATGCGGTACTCGGGGTGATCCATTCGCTGTGGCGTCCGTTGCCGGGCCGTTTCAAGGATTACATCGCGATTCCCAAGTCCAATCTCTATCAGTCGCTCCATACGACCGTGGTCGGACCGAAAGGCGAGCATGTGGAATTTCAGATTCGCACTGAGGAGATGCACCGTGTGGCCGAATACGGGATCGCGGCCCATTGGAAATATAAGGAACAGGGGCGGGTGCAGGATAAAGACAGCAAAGCATTTGGATGGCTGAGGCAATTCATCGAATGGCAAAAGGACTTGCCGGATAACCGCCAATTCATGGATTCGGTGAAACTCGAGCTGTTCCACGACGTCGTGTACGTCTTTACGCCTAAGGGAATGGTGAAAGAGCTGCCCAAGGGGGCGACCCCGGTGGATTTTGCGTATGCCATTCATACGGAAGTGGGCGATCACTGTGTCGGTGCGAAGGTCAACGGTAAGATCGTTCCGCTCAAGCATGAGGTGACGAGCGGTGATACCATCGAGATCCTGACGTCGTCCAATCAGACTCCGCACAAGGACTGGCTCAAGTTCGTCCGAACGTCACGGGCAAAAACAAAAATCAAACATTGGATCAAAGCGGAGGAACAGAAGCGAAGCCTGGAAATCGGCCGGCGCTTGCTCGAAGCGGAGATCCGTCGTCATGGGTTAGCTCCGGCACAAGTGTTGAAGTCCGATTCACTGCTCGAGATCGCCAAACAAGAAGGATATGAATCGACTGACGAACTGGCCGCAGCCGTTGGATTCGGCAATGTCGCCACGGCTCAAATCGTCGGAAGGTTGATCACCCCTGCATCCGGGAATGCGCCTGTTCAGCCGGAACCTGTGACCCTCCCAAAAGTCCCAAGCCGGGGAAGAGAAGAACGGGGAGTTCAGGTGAAGGGCGGCCGTGATCTTTTGATGCAACTGTCCCGCTGCTGTAATCCGGTTCCCGGTGACAAAATCTTGGGATACATCACCCGCGGAAGGGGTCTGACAATTCATTCTGTCGACTGCCCTAACTTGGAAGCGTTAGATTATGATCGAGAACGGTTGGTTGAAGTGGAATGGGATACCGCCACGCCCAGCCAACACGCGGTAAAAATCGCCGTGATTGCGGAGGATAAGACCGGGGTCCTGGCGAATGTCTC is a genomic window containing:
- a CDS encoding bifunctional (p)ppGpp synthetase/guanosine-3',5'-bis(diphosphate) 3'-pyrophosphohydrolase, translating into MYETVTDIDQLLDRLQSYQPDADLALVRKAYQFSAKAHEGQTRRSGEPYVKHPVAVAGVLTALKTDATAIVAGLLHDTLEDTVATADELQQEFGKEVVQLVDGVTKIGKITFRSSEEKQAENFRKMVLSMADDIRVVIIKLADRLHNMRTLEHLKESKRQEIAQETLEIYAPLANRIGIGWVKNELEDLCLKHLKPDVYETLRVSVAKRDEDRQQYIQEVQALVEKALVENGLAGAVYGRPKHLYGIYQKMKKQSISFEEVYDLTALRIITDTKMNCYAVLGVIHSLWRPLPGRFKDYIAIPKSNLYQSLHTTVVGPKGEHVEFQIRTEEMHRVAEYGIAAHWKYKEQGRVQDKDSKAFGWLRQFIEWQKDLPDNRQFMDSVKLELFHDVVYVFTPKGMVKELPKGATPVDFAYAIHTEVGDHCVGAKVNGKIVPLKHEVTSGDTIEILTSSNQTPHKDWLKFVRTSRAKTKIKHWIKAEEQKRSLEIGRRLLEAEIRRHGLAPAQVLKSDSLLEIAKQEGYESTDELAAAVGFGNVATAQIVGRLITPASGNAPVQPEPVTLPKVPSRGREERGVQVKGGRDLLMQLSRCCNPVPGDKILGYITRGRGLTIHSVDCPNLEALDYDRERLVEVEWDTATPSQHAVKIAVIAEDKTGVLANVSSAIAECQANISRAEIITREDRKAELDFVVEVADTDHLNRVLKAIERVEGVITARRLRSWRQKS